A stretch of DNA from Streptomyces gobiensis:
GGCTGGGCCCCCGGCAACCTCCTGGTCACCGCCCGCCGCCCGGAGCGCGCCCAGGAGCTCCGTACCCGCTACGGGGTTGAGGCTGTCACCAACGCCGAGGCCGCCAAGACCGCCGACACCCTGATCCTCACCGTCAAACCGCAGGACATGGCCGCCCTCCTCGACGAGCTGGCCCCGCACACCCCCGCCGAGCGCCTGGTCATCAGCGGCGCGGCGGGCATCCCCACCACCTATTTCGAGGAACGGCTCGCCCCGGGCACCCCTGTCATCCGCGTCATGACGAACACCCCGGCACTGGTCGACCAGGCCATGTCCGTCATCTCGGCGGGCAGCCACGCCTCGGAGGACGACCTCATCCACGCCGAGGAGATCTTCAACGGCGTCGGCAAGACCCTCCGTGTCCCCGAGTCCCAGCAGGACGCCGCCACCGCCCTCTCCGGCTCGGGACCGGCCTACTTCTACTTCCTGGTCGAAGCCATGACCGACGCGGGCATCCTGCTGGGCCTGCCCCGTGACAAGGCCCACGACCTCATCGTCCAGGCCGCCATCGGCGCCTCGGTGATGCTCCGCGACAGCGGAGAACACCCGGTCAAGCTCCGCGAGAACGTCACCTCCCCGGCGGGCACCACCATCAACGCCATCCGCGAGCTGGAGAACCACGGCGTCCGCGCCGCCCTCATCGCTGCCCTGGAAGCCGCCCGTGACCGCAGCCGCGAACTGGCCTCCGGCGACGGCTGAGCCATCGCCGGGGCTTGCTTCCACCTGACGAGCCCGACGAGCCCGACGAGCCTGAGGAGCCTGCCGAGCCTGACGAGTCGAGCACCCTGCGGCCCCATGAGAAACTGGCCCAAGGTGATCACTATGGCAAATTCAGGAAGTGTGCCAGCTGACTTCGGTGAAGGCCTGCCGAGCCAGTTCCTGGAGGCCGCCCATCGGGCCTCACCGATGGACATCCCGGCTCTTGTGGATCGCTATGCCGCCTCCTTCGGTATGAAAAGGGCCGGGATCCACCTCGTTGATCTGCAGCAGAATCTGCTGCACCCCCTGGCGGAGGGGCCACCGCTGCCGGTCGACGGGTCGCTGGCCGGTTCCTGCTACCGCACCCAGAGGCTGCGGGTCGGTGAAGACGGCGACGAGCTGTCCCTGTGGCTGCCCCTGGTCGATGGCTCCGAGCGGCTTGGCGTTCTCGGAGTCCACGGCGTCATGATCGACGCGCCGACGCTGCGGCGCTGCCGCGTACTGGCGCATCTGCTGGCCGTCGTCATCACCTCGAAGAGGGCCTACAGCGACACTTACGCCCGCAAGACCCGTACCCAGCCGATGCGGCTCTCCGCCGAGCTGGTGCGCGCGTTTCTGCCGCCGCGCACGCTCGGCACCGACCAGGTCATCTCCACCGCCGTCCTCGAACCCGCCTACAGCCTCGGCGGTGACGCCTTCGACCACTCACTGATCAACGGGTCCCTGCACACCACCATCGTCGACGCCATGGGGCACGATGTGGCCTCCGGCCTGGTCTCCTCGCTGGCTCTGGCAGGCTCCCGCAGCTCCCGCCGCGACAATGCCGAACTGGCCGATCTGGTCACCGGCGTCGACGACGCCCTGGCGAGGTGGTTCCCCGAGCGGTTCTGCACCGGCATCTTCGCCCAGCTCGAGCTGGCGAACGGCCGCCTGCGCTGGGCCAACTGCGGTCACCCGCCACCGATGCTCGTACGCGACCAGCGCCTGCTTCCGGACGCGCTGGAACGGTCCCCGGAGCCTCCCCTGGGCGTGCTGGCCGGACTCGGCGAACACGAGCGCACGATCCACGAGATCACCCTGCACCCCGGCGACCGCGTCCTGTTCTACACCGACGGCGTCATCGAAGCCCGTGCCCCGGACGGCGGCCTCTTCGGCCTGGAACGCTTCGCCGATTTCATCATCCGCGCCACCGCCGCGGGCGAGCCCGCCCCAGAAGCCCTGCGGCGCCTCATCCACGACATCCTCCATCACCAGGAGGGCCAGCTCCACGACGACGCCACCATCATGATGTTCGAATGGTGCCCCCAGGAGCCCGAGCCGTACCCGTAGCCGTACCCGTACCTGTAGCCGTACCCGCAGCCGGAGCCGCCCGTTCGATGGCCACCAGCGCGGCGTCGTCGTTGAGGTCTCCGTGTGCGTGGCGCAGCAGGTCCGTGCGCAGACCCGCCAGAAGGTCGTCCAGCGGCTCCTCGCTCCGTTCGCGCAGGCGGGCGGTCAGCGGATAGAAGGTGCCCGACGGAGCGCGGGTTTCGATGACGCCGTCGGTGTAGAGGAGCAGGCGGTCTCCGCTGCCGAACGGGATGGTTTCGGCAACGGGATCGGCGCCGACGAGATCGCCCAGGCCGATGGGGGCGCCCGGCTTCTCGGGGGCGCAGGCGCTGACGTGTCCGGCCCGGACCGTGAGCGGTTCGGGGTGTCCGCAGTGCACCACGCGGGCTATCGGCCCGGCGGGGATCTCCACCAGCAGCGCGGTGGCGAACCGTTCGGTGAACTCCTCGTCGTGCAGGGCCTGAATCTGCCGCTGCACGGTCTCCTCAAGCCGCCGGGCCACCTGGGCCAGGGACTCTTCCTGGTACGCCGCCTCGCGGAAGGAGCCCAGGAGCGCCGCTGAGGCGCTCACCGCGGGCAGCCCCTTGCCCCGTATATCGCCGATGAGCACCCGTACGCCGAACGGGGTGTGCAGTACCTCGTAGAAGTCACCGCCGATCCGCGCTTCGGCCTCCGCCGCCAGGTAGGTGCTGCGCAGCTCCACCTCGTCGATGCGCCCGGGCAGCGGACGCAACAGGGCCCGCTGCGCCGCTTCGGCCACCGTACGGGCCTGCCGAAGCTCCCGTTCCCGGGCTTCCCGTATCCAGCCCCCCAGCAGACTGGCCAGCGACACGGCGACGATCGCCACGAGCGTCACCGTGGACTGCA
This window harbors:
- the proC gene encoding pyrroline-5-carboxylate reductase; the encoded protein is MTQKVAVLGTGKIGEALLSGMIRAGWAPGNLLVTARRPERAQELRTRYGVEAVTNAEAAKTADTLILTVKPQDMAALLDELAPHTPAERLVISGAAGIPTTYFEERLAPGTPVIRVMTNTPALVDQAMSVISAGSHASEDDLIHAEEIFNGVGKTLRVPESQQDAATALSGSGPAYFYFLVEAMTDAGILLGLPRDKAHDLIVQAAIGASVMLRDSGEHPVKLRENVTSPAGTTINAIRELENHGVRAALIAALEAARDRSRELASGDG
- a CDS encoding PP2C family protein-serine/threonine phosphatase; protein product: MANSGSVPADFGEGLPSQFLEAAHRASPMDIPALVDRYAASFGMKRAGIHLVDLQQNLLHPLAEGPPLPVDGSLAGSCYRTQRLRVGEDGDELSLWLPLVDGSERLGVLGVHGVMIDAPTLRRCRVLAHLLAVVITSKRAYSDTYARKTRTQPMRLSAELVRAFLPPRTLGTDQVISTAVLEPAYSLGGDAFDHSLINGSLHTTIVDAMGHDVASGLVSSLALAGSRSSRRDNAELADLVTGVDDALARWFPERFCTGIFAQLELANGRLRWANCGHPPPMLVRDQRLLPDALERSPEPPLGVLAGLGEHERTIHEITLHPGDRVLFYTDGVIEARAPDGGLFGLERFADFIIRATAAGEPAPEALRRLIHDILHHQEGQLHDDATIMMFEWCPQEPEPYP
- a CDS encoding PP2C family protein-serine/threonine phosphatase — its product is MPKWAAATDPFPALGARRLSVLLPFVLLAVVTLVNAATPAWLRFDPVMAAVPVLAAAITTVRTTAGIAALTIGLTVAVDLAQNVWGEVQSTVTLVAIVAVSLASLLGGWIREARERELRQARTVAEAAQRALLRPLPGRIDEVELRSTYLAAEAEARIGGDFYEVLHTPFGVRVLIGDIRGKGLPAVSASAALLGSFREAAYQEESLAQVARRLEETVQRQIQALHDEEFTERFATALLVEIPAGPIARVVHCGHPEPLTVRAGHVSACAPEKPGAPIGLGDLVGADPVAETIPFGSGDRLLLYTDGVIETRAPSGTFYPLTARLRERSEEPLDDLLAGLRTDLLRHAHGDLNDDAALVAIERAAPAAGTATGTGTATGTARAPGGTIRTS